Proteins found in one Campylobacter canadensis genomic segment:
- a CDS encoding purine-nucleoside phosphorylase, whose product MIICAGNTENYDFAKSVGVGNIQVAINLSKIILENKVKRLIFVGSMGLYTKENELFSIFEFDDANNIELSSLNNQSYTPLNSTISSKLNSNNFICKDFSLANKMYEKYSFIGENMEAFGFFSCAKYFNINAKAILIATNYCDENAHSTYLNNYKKANELLENYLENKGYL is encoded by the coding sequence TTGATAATTTGTGCAGGTAATACAGAAAATTATGATTTTGCTAAAAGCGTTGGCGTAGGGAATATTCAAGTAGCTATTAATTTAAGCAAGATTATTTTAGAAAATAAAGTAAAAAGATTAATTTTTGTAGGCTCAATGGGGCTTTATACTAAAGAAAATGAACTTTTTTCAATTTTTGAATTTGATGATGCAAACAATATAGAACTTTCATCTTTAAATAATCAAAGCTACACTCCGCTTAATAGCACAATAAGTTCAAAATTAAACTCAAATAATTTTATTTGTAAGGATTTTTCTTTAGCTAATAAAATGTATGAAAAATATTCTTTTATTGGTGAAAATATGGAAGCTTTTGGCTTTTTTTCTTGTGCAAAATATTTTAATATAAATGCAAAAGCAATTTTAATTGCTACAAATTATTGTGATGAAAACGCACATTCAACTTATTTAAATAATTATAAAAAGGCAAATGAATTACTAGAAAATTATTTAGAAAATAAAGGATATTTGTGA
- the rlmN gene encoding 23S rRNA (adenine(2503)-C(2))-methyltransferase RlmN, whose amino-acid sequence MKEILDYLPEEYGLNPSFNNNQLAKFIYQKYINDFDEATSLSKDLRAKLKKEFNLMPLKLKNKQISIDKSIKFLFELNDKHTVESVLLPMKQERVENGIKKSAKYTICISSQVGCKSGCSFCLTGKSGLIRNLSSAEIVAQVLFIKKYAQIPYEHGVNIVFMGMGEPLDNLNAVAKAVKILAHNDTLAISPRRQTISTSGLAKQIIELGKMNLGVLLAISLHAVNDELRDKLMPINKAYNIKSVLDAIRQFPIDARKRVMFEYLCLGGINDDISHAKALVKLLHGIKAKINLIYFNPHKGSEYKRPSEERVIAFRDYLQAHGQNATIRQSKGLDISAACGQLQDEQKRLEEVQ is encoded by the coding sequence GTGAAAGAAATTTTAGATTATTTGCCAGAAGAATACGGCTTAAATCCAAGTTTTAATAATAATCAATTAGCAAAATTTATTTATCAAAAATATATAAATGATTTTGATGAAGCTACAAGTCTTTCAAAGGATTTAAGAGCAAAATTAAAAAAGGAATTTAATCTTATGCCTTTAAAGCTTAAAAATAAACAAATAAGCATTGATAAAAGTATTAAATTCTTATTTGAATTAAATGATAAACACACAGTAGAAAGTGTTTTATTACCTATGAAGCAAGAGCGTGTTGAAAATGGGATTAAAAAAAGCGCAAAATATACAATTTGCATTAGCTCTCAAGTAGGTTGCAAGAGTGGTTGCAGTTTTTGTTTAACAGGAAAAAGTGGGCTTATTAGAAATCTTAGTAGTGCTGAAATTGTTGCACAGGTTTTATTTATAAAAAAATACGCACAAATTCCTTATGAGCATGGAGTAAATATAGTTTTTATGGGAATGGGAGAACCGCTTGATAATTTAAATGCAGTTGCAAAAGCAGTAAAGATACTAGCTCACAATGATACTCTTGCAATTTCTCCAAGAAGACAAACAATCTCAACTAGCGGTCTAGCAAAGCAAATTATTGAGTTAGGCAAAATGAATTTAGGTGTTTTACTTGCCATTTCTTTACATGCTGTAAATGATGAATTAAGAGATAAATTAATGCCTATTAATAAAGCTTACAATATTAAAAGCGTACTTGATGCAATAAGGCAATTTCCTATTGATGCTAGAAAAAGAGTTATGTTTGAATATTTATGCCTTGGCGGTATAAATGATGATATTAGCCACGCTAAAGCCTTAGTAAAATTATTGCACGGAATTAAGGCTAAGATTAATTTAATTTATTTTAACCCACACAAAGGTAGTGAATACAAAAGACCTAGCGAAGAAAGGGTTATTGCATTTAGAGATTACTTACAAGCACACGGACAAAATGCTACTATTAGGCAAAGCAAAGGTCTTGATATAAGCGCTGCTTGTGGGCAATTACAAGATGAGCAAAAAAGATTAGAGGAGGTACAATGA
- a CDS encoding autotransporter outer membrane beta-barrel domain-containing protein produces MRKKYSTLPEDPSKLTTQDYANLIAFYNASNKVLQEALSYVLDNSTLPAWASENANINDYIGNLISSIKIPSKNEIYLSSNIIGSTYLSVLASSNDLNKRMGELRDDAKSSGAWARLSYTRYNVYDNNFNSVYLQAGYDKLNSTSNADNFLGFMINYSKISDFDGYLGVGAYYSSLLNNGLFYDLSAKANFNFTSDNKQALLSFIAELGYRYDINNYYIEPSIELLPYLNIVSPKSGSNMNIYGSLLKTNLFAGMNVNDKLSFRGGFAYTTDLIPMKINKLDIKLDRENTFDISLSTSYKASDKLKLNFDIDKSLSGHIKKDLSLNFVARYSL; encoded by the coding sequence ATTAGAAAAAAATATTCAACATTACCTGAAGACCCATCTAAACTAACAACACAAGATTATGCAAATTTAATAGCTTTTTATAATGCTAGTAATAAAGTTTTACAAGAGGCATTAAGTTATGTTTTAGATAATTCTACTTTACCTGCTTGGGCGAGTGAGAATGCAAATATAAATGATTACATAGGTAATCTTATATCATCTATTAAAATTCCAAGCAAAAATGAAATATATTTAAGCTCAAACATAATTGGCTCAACCTATCTTAGCGTTTTAGCAAGTTCTAATGATTTAAATAAAAGAATGGGAGAATTAAGAGACGATGCTAAATCAAGCGGGGCTTGGGCAAGATTATCTTATACTAGATACAATGTTTATGATAACAATTTTAATAGTGTGTATTTACAAGCAGGTTATGATAAACTTAATTCTACTAGCAATGCAGATAATTTTTTAGGTTTTATGATTAATTATTCTAAAATTAGTGATTTTGATGGATATTTAGGTGTAGGAGCTTATTATTCAAGCTTATTAAATAATGGCTTATTTTATGATTTAAGTGCTAAGGCTAATTTTAATTTTACTAGCGATAACAAACAAGCTTTATTAAGCTTTATTGCCGAGCTTGGTTATAGATATGATATAAATAATTACTACATTGAGCCTAGTATTGAGCTTTTACCATATTTAAACATAGTTTCACCAAAATCAGGTTCAAATATGAATATTTACGGTTCTTTACTTAAAACAAATTTATTCGCAGGAATGAATGTAAATGATAAATTATCATTTAGGGGTGGTTTTGCTTATACAACTGATTTAATTCCTATGAAAATTAATAAACTTGATATAAAGCTAGATAGAGAAAACACTTTTGATATCTCGCTTTCAACTAGCTATAAAGCAAGTGATAAGTTAAAATTAAATTTTGATATTGATAAAAGTTTAAGCGGACATATCAAGAAAGATTTGAGCTTAAATTTTGTAGCAAGATATTCTTTATAA
- the dnaJ gene encoding molecular chaperone DnaJ has protein sequence MRDFYEILGVSKNSSADEIKKAYRKLALKYHPDRNQGNKETEEKFKEINAAYEVLSDENKRAMYDRYGEDGLKSQGGFGGGFGGFSSFEDIFSSFFGDDMSEEDEINEDLFATLDLTFKEAVFGCKKKFKYTYKCLCEKCDGTGAQDKNLNQCPSCKGKGKIFIRQGFFNIQSTCQSCNGKGKIIKEKCKACNGLSYTQKEDEIEINIPEGVDNAVTLRCNAKGNIGANKQRSDLYVKLRVQKDSKFIRKNNDIYIDVPILFTQAAMGASIKVPTIRGEANLQIPLGISDKELIKIPNEGVKDPHTGRIGDQYVQLSIKFPKKLNDEQKQLLEKLNSSFGIGSSENEEQHGLFEKIKSFFK, from the coding sequence ATGCGAGATTTTTACGAGATTTTAGGTGTTAGCAAAAATTCTAGTGCAGATGAAATAAAAAAAGCTTATCGTAAATTGGCACTAAAATACCATCCTGATAGAAATCAAGGCAACAAAGAAACAGAAGAAAAATTTAAAGAAATAAATGCAGCCTATGAAGTTTTAAGTGATGAAAATAAAAGAGCAATGTATGATAGATACGGTGAAGATGGGCTTAAAAGTCAAGGTGGATTTGGCGGCGGTTTTGGTGGTTTTTCTTCTTTTGAGGATATTTTTTCTTCGTTTTTTGGTGATGATATGAGCGAAGAAGATGAGATTAATGAAGATTTGTTTGCTACATTGGATTTAACATTTAAAGAAGCAGTATTTGGCTGCAAAAAGAAATTTAAATACACATATAAATGCCTTTGCGAAAAATGCGATGGTACAGGTGCTCAAGATAAAAACCTAAATCAATGCCCAAGCTGCAAAGGTAAAGGTAAAATCTTTATTAGACAAGGCTTTTTTAACATTCAAAGCACTTGTCAAAGTTGCAATGGTAAAGGCAAGATTATCAAAGAAAAATGCAAGGCTTGCAATGGTTTAAGCTATACTCAAAAAGAAGATGAAATAGAAATTAATATTCCAGAAGGTGTAGATAATGCAGTTACTTTACGCTGCAATGCTAAAGGAAACATTGGAGCAAATAAACAAAGAAGTGATTTGTATGTAAAATTAAGAGTTCAAAAAGATTCAAAATTTATTAGAAAAAACAATGATATTTATATTGATGTGCCAATTTTATTTACACAAGCTGCAATGGGAGCTAGTATTAAAGTGCCTACAATCCGTGGAGAAGCTAATTTACAAATTCCTTTAGGAATAAGCGATAAAGAATTAATAAAAATACCAAATGAAGGTGTAAAAGACCCACATACAGGAAGAATTGGCGACCAGTATGTGCAACTTAGTATAAAATTCCCTAAAAAGTTAAACGATGAACAAAAACAATTATTAGAAAAATTAAATTCATCTTTTGGAATTGGAAGTAGTGAAAACGAAGAGCAGCACGGACTTTTTGAAAAAATAAAATCTTTTTTTAAATAA
- a CDS encoding response regulator transcription factor, with protein sequence MINVIMIEDDIEFANLLTEYLAKFNIQVKQYSDPYLGLSAGISDFDCMILDLTLPGLDGLEVCKEVRKKFDIPIIISSARTDLSDKVLGLGLGADDYLPKPYDPKEMQARITSLVRRYKKTLAPQIDPNSKFKVEHEKHEIFYDGQLLTLTPAEYDILHFLIKKHGFSISREELANNCKSLREKDSKSLDVIIGRLRAKINDNSREPKHIFSVRGIGYKLLG encoded by the coding sequence ATGATTAATGTAATTATGATTGAAGACGATATTGAGTTTGCTAATTTACTCACTGAGTACTTAGCTAAATTTAACATACAAGTAAAACAATACAGCGACCCTTATTTAGGATTAAGTGCAGGTATAAGCGATTTTGATTGTATGATTTTAGACCTTACTTTACCAGGACTTGATGGGCTTGAAGTTTGTAAAGAAGTTAGAAAAAAATTCGATATTCCAATTATCATTTCAAGTGCAAGAACTGATTTAAGTGATAAGGTTTTAGGTTTAGGCTTGGGGGCTGATGACTATTTACCAAAACCATATGACCCTAAAGAAATGCAAGCTAGAATTACTTCTTTAGTAAGAAGATATAAAAAAACTTTAGCACCGCAAATCGACCCTAACTCTAAGTTCAAAGTAGAGCATGAAAAACACGAAATTTTTTATGATGGACAGCTTTTAACGCTAACACCTGCAGAATATGATATTTTGCACTTTTTGATAAAAAAACACGGCTTTTCAATCTCAAGAGAAGAATTAGCAAATAACTGCAAATCTTTAAGAGAAAAAGACTCTAAGAGTTTAGATGTAATCATAGGAAGATTAAGAGCTAAAATTAATGATAATTCAAGAGAGCCAAAACATATTTTTTCAGTTCGTGGAATTGGCTATAAACTTCTTGGATAA
- a CDS encoding ArsS family sensor histidine kinase has protein sequence MIYTLQSKFLFFFALTCLLVVALFISIDQVIKTNSENEELQRQYFISHSVAKLYNLGLGNEVDNYLISANLYKVSESEKILNIISNARNVFTRILDIGYIRCYELDDVFYLQIDLKNSAGVAMYASKYTPNLNRLILIAGLFIALLVFFTFYYFTLKDIIKPLKKLSVHIKNWNVGNHHIFKYTKNDEISTVIKEVNKLTRNINELIQSRQFFIRSIMHELKTPIGKGKILVALFEESSKTRQLDNIFDRLNMLLNEFNKIEQILTKNYTLNIQTYRLHVIYEQALDMLMIEPGDARIAVKINAQKQIDVDLELFSMLVKNLLDNALKYSSDGKCEFVVDEDKISVINNGAALKEPFEYYLGTFVRGESTNNTHGFGLGLYLIDYICTLHNFTFAYHYDTRHHFKVIF, from the coding sequence ATGATTTATACACTACAAAGCAAGTTTTTGTTCTTTTTTGCATTAACTTGCTTACTTGTTGTTGCTTTATTTATAAGCATTGACCAAGTTATAAAAACAAATTCAGAAAACGAAGAATTACAAAGACAATATTTCATCTCGCATAGTGTTGCTAAACTTTATAATTTAGGTTTAGGCAATGAGGTTGATAATTATTTAATTAGTGCTAACTTATATAAAGTTAGTGAAAGTGAAAAAATTTTAAATATTATTAGTAATGCAAGAAATGTTTTTACAAGAATTTTGGATATCGGTTATATAAGATGTTATGAATTAGATGATGTATTTTATTTGCAAATTGATTTAAAAAATAGTGCAGGTGTTGCTATGTATGCAAGTAAATATACACCTAATCTAAACAGGCTTATATTAATTGCTGGTTTATTTATAGCTTTGTTAGTGTTTTTTACCTTTTATTATTTTACATTAAAAGATATTATAAAACCGCTTAAAAAGCTATCAGTTCATATTAAAAATTGGAATGTGGGCAATCATCATATTTTTAAATATACTAAAAATGATGAAATATCAACTGTTATTAAAGAAGTAAATAAATTAACTAGAAACATAAACGAGTTAATTCAATCAAGACAATTTTTTATACGCTCAATTATGCACGAGCTTAAAACCCCTATTGGAAAAGGAAAAATTCTTGTAGCACTTTTTGAAGAAAGCTCTAAAACAAGGCAACTTGATAATATTTTTGATAGATTAAATATGTTGCTTAATGAGTTTAATAAAATTGAGCAAATTTTAACAAAAAACTATACATTAAATATTCAAACTTATAGACTGCATGTTATTTACGAACAAGCTTTAGATATGCTAATGATTGAGCCAGGAGATGCTAGAATTGCAGTAAAAATTAATGCTCAAAAACAAATTGATGTGGATTTAGAATTATTTTCAATGCTTGTTAAAAATCTTTTGGATAATGCTTTAAAATATTCAAGCGATGGCAAGTGCGAATTTGTTGTTGATGAAGATAAAATAAGTGTTATTAATAATGGGGCTGCTTTAAAAGAACCCTTTGAATATTACCTTGGAACCTTTGTAAGGGGTGAAAGCACTAATAATACTCACGGATTTGGTTTAGGGCTTTATTTAATTGATTATATTTGCACATTGCATAATTTTACCTTTGCTTATCATTATGATACAAGGCATCATTTTAAGGTGATTTTTTGA
- a CDS encoding recombination protein RecR codes for MKEFEKLCKNFNKIQGVGKKTALKMAYHLCYENKNLLEELAHSLKSASSAIKECEICGALCEDYLCDECLNEDLEKSVCLVESAKDIFFLKDCNAYEGRYFVFAKANEYYLKKLENMINKYNIQEIIIAYTPSVSTDTLCFYLENYFINKNLSISKIAQGIPNGVKIQDIDQSSLSSAILNRVKFT; via the coding sequence TTGAAAGAATTTGAAAAATTATGCAAGAATTTTAATAAAATTCAAGGCGTAGGAAAAAAAACTGCTTTAAAAATGGCTTATCATTTATGTTATGAAAATAAAAATCTTTTAGAAGAATTAGCTCACTCTTTAAAAAGTGCAAGTTCTGCTATTAAAGAATGTGAAATTTGCGGAGCTTTGTGTGAAGATTATTTGTGCGATGAGTGTTTAAATGAAGATTTAGAAAAAAGTGTATGTTTAGTAGAAAGTGCAAAAGATATCTTTTTTTTAAAAGATTGCAATGCCTATGAAGGTAGATATTTTGTTTTTGCAAAGGCTAATGAATATTATTTAAAAAAACTAGAAAATATGATTAATAAATACAATATACAAGAAATAATTATTGCTTATACACCAAGTGTTAGCACCGATACTTTATGCTTTTATTTAGAAAATTATTTTATAAATAAAAATCTAAGTATTAGTAAAATTGCACAAGGAATTCCAAACGGAGTAAAAATTCAAGATATTGACCAAAGTTCATTAAGTAGTGCTATTTTAAATAGAGTAAAATTTACATAA